One genomic segment of Thunnus albacares chromosome 18, fThuAlb1.1, whole genome shotgun sequence includes these proteins:
- the LOC122968469 gene encoding phospholipase A2-like isoform X2: MNTLQTLFLLAVGLSVAQSLDIKALTQFRRMMLCLMPDSWPVFDYADYGCYCGKGGSGTPVDDLDRCCQVHDQCYHDAMQHPKCWPIFDNPYTEYYDYSCDKENKKVTCGNDNDECEMFICECDRKAVECFARSTWNPEHEHLPSDRCE, from the exons ATGAATACCCTCCAGACTCTCTTTCTCTTGGCTGTAGGGCTCTCTGTCG CCCAGTCTTTGGATATCAAGGCACTCACTCAGTTTAGGAGGATGATGCTGTGTTTGATGCCTGATAGCTGGCCTGTTTTTGACTACGCTGACTACGGCTGTTACTGTGGAAAGGGAGGCTCTGGCACACCTGTGGATGATCTGGACAG GTGCTGCCAAGTGCATGACCAGTGCTACCACGATGCTATGCAGCACCCCAAGTGCTGGCCCATCTTTGACAACCCTTACACCGAGTACTATGACTACAGCTGTGATAAGGAGAACAAGAAGGTCACCTGTGGCA ATGACAACGACGAATGTGAGATGTTCATCTGTGAGTGTGACAGGAAGGCCGTTGAGTGTTTTGCCAGATCAACTTGGAACCCTGAGCATGAGCACCTGCCCAGTGACCGCTGCGAATAA
- the LOC122968469 gene encoding phospholipase A2-like isoform X1, with the protein MVVNRCIFEHSVNVILIMPACCASAQSLDIKALTQFRRMMLCLMPDSWPVFDYADYGCYCGKGGSGTPVDDLDRCCQVHDQCYHDAMQHPKCWPIFDNPYTEYYDYSCDKENKKVTCGNDNDECEMFICECDRKAVECFARSTWNPEHEHLPSDRCE; encoded by the exons ATGGTTGTGAATAGATGTATTTTTGAGCACAGTGTAAATGTGATTCTGATTATGCCTGCTTGTTGTGCTTCAGCCCAGTCTTTGGATATCAAGGCACTCACTCAGTTTAGGAGGATGATGCTGTGTTTGATGCCTGATAGCTGGCCTGTTTTTGACTACGCTGACTACGGCTGTTACTGTGGAAAGGGAGGCTCTGGCACACCTGTGGATGATCTGGACAG GTGCTGCCAAGTGCATGACCAGTGCTACCACGATGCTATGCAGCACCCCAAGTGCTGGCCCATCTTTGACAACCCTTACACCGAGTACTATGACTACAGCTGTGATAAGGAGAACAAGAAGGTCACCTGTGGCA ATGACAACGACGAATGTGAGATGTTCATCTGTGAGTGTGACAGGAAGGCCGTTGAGTGTTTTGCCAGATCAACTTGGAACCCTGAGCATGAGCACCTGCCCAGTGACCGCTGCGAATAA
- the LOC122968470 gene encoding phospholipase A2-like: MNTLQTLFLLAVGLSVAQPLDYKALNQFRRMMLCVMPDSWPVFDYADYGCYCGKGGSGTPVDDLDRCCQVHDQCYSDAMQHTECWPIVDNPYTELYHYSCDEQNKKVTCDNDNDECEMFICECDRKAVECFARSTWNPEHEHLPSDRCE; encoded by the exons ATGAATACCCTCCAGACTCTCTTTCTCTTGGCTGTAGGGCTCTCTGTTG CCCAGCCCTTGGATTATAAAGCACTCAACCAGTTTAGGAGGATGATGCTGTGTGTGATGCCTGATAGCTGGCCTGTTTTTGACTACGCTGACTACGGCTGTTACTGTGGAAAGGGAGGCTCTGGCACGCCTGTGGATGATCTGGACAG GTGCTGTCAAGTACATGACCAGTGTTACAGCGATGCTATGCAGCACACTGAGTGTTGGCCCATTGTTGACAACCCTTACACCGAGCTCTATCACTATAGCTGTGATGAGCAGAATAAGAAGGTCACCTGTGACA ATGACAACGACGAATGTGAGATGTTCATCTGTGAGTGTGACAGGAAGGCCGTTGAGTGTTTTGCCAGATCAACTTGGAACCCTGAGCATGAGCACCTGCCCAGTGACCGCTGCGAATAA
- the prkab1a gene encoding 5'-AMP-activated protein kinase subunit beta-1a, producing MGNTSSERAAMGQGEKAQRRDSRGIKEGERPKILMDSPEDADIFHGEDMKAPLEKEEFLAWQQDLEAEDKGPTLDRPTVFRWTGDGKEVYLSGSFNNWANKIPLIRSQNTFVAIVDLPEGEHQYKFYVDGQWTHDPAEPVVTSQLGTVNNIIQVKKTDFEVFDALMVDSQKCSDMSDLSSSPPGPYHQDAYVPKQEEKFKSPPILPPHLLQVILNKDTGISCDPALLPEPNHVMLNHLYALSIKDGVMVLSATHRYKKKYVTTLLYKPI from the exons ATGGGGAACACAAGCAGTGAGAGGGCTGCAATGGGCCAGGGGGAGAAGGCTCAGCGGAGGGACAGTAGGGGTATcaaggagggagagaggccAAAAATCCTGATGGACAGCCCTGAGGATGCAGATATTTTTCATGGTGAAGACATGAAA GCTCCTTTAGAGAAAGAGGAGTTCCTTGCATGGCAGCAAGACTTGGAAGCAGAAGACAAAGGGCCAACTTTAGACCGGCCAACAGTCTTTCGCTGGACTGGAGATGGCAAGGAGGTCTACCTCTCTGGATCCTTCAACAACTGGGCCAACAAGATTCCTCTGATTAGAAG TCAGAACACCTTTGTGGCCATTGTTGATCTACCTGAAGGGGAGCATCAGTACAAGTTTTATGTGGACGGCCAGTGGACCCACGACCCAGCTGAG CCTGTTGTAACCAGCCAGCTTGGCACAGTCAACAATATCATCCAGGTGAAGAAAACTGACTTTGAGGTGTTTGATGCTCTGATGGTGGACTCACAGAAGTGCTCTGACATGTCAG ACCTCTCCAGCTCTCCTCCCGGGCCGTATCATCAGGACGCCTATGTTCCTAAACAGGAGGAGAAGTTTAAGTCTCCACCCATACTCCCACCTCATCTGCTACAGGTCATCCTCAACAAAGACACCGGAATTTCT TGTGACCCTGCATTGCTCCCAGAACCCAACCACGTCATGCTCAACCACCTCTATGCTCTCTCCATTAAG gaTGGAGTGATGGTACTCAGTGCGACACATCGCTACAAAAAGAAGTATGTCACCACCTTACTATATAAACCCATCTGA
- the ppp1r3c2a gene encoding protein phosphatase 1 regulatory subunit 3C-B, whose translation MSCTRVLHAFGSHSQPAVMPLDLTMCLTLSRRQPLYQLLSMSPLTPTQHCYQPTDCSPRTGFHSSHSSSSSSSSSSLPFSPMPSEPRSCFRRDSSGLNKKRVVFADAKGLALTAVRLFNSEPSSRTSTLLMKPSPAKLQDQQLTSNKLQRYKLRLGFPQPTLDFKAFLARLQEMRVQLESCNISEQTLSGKVCVSHASIEKVVHIRVTFDSWRSYHDIPCTFLQQQRCWSSEMEIFAFDIILPKNIDPKERIEFCVSFRPGPGTTPHWDNNRGQNYRVCMAKDGSNANQGDTNRYNPTLSKHRPPSWPSHGSLGIQNDADLQYPPRSFSKRVKAECKTLCSTK comes from the exons ATGAGTTGTACAAG AGTTCTCCATGCTTTTGGTAGTCACTCCCAGCCCGCTGTGATGCCTCTTGATCTTACCATGTGTCTGACCCTCAGCCGACGCCAGCCTCTTTATCAACTGCTGTCCATGTCTCCTCTGACACCCACACAGCATTGCTATCAGCCAACTGACTGTTCACCGAGGACTGGCTTTCACTCTTcacattcctcctcctcttcctcttcatcctcatcgCTGCCCTTCTCCCCCATGCCCTCAGAGCCTCGGAGCTGCTTCCGCAGGGACAGCAGCGGTCTGAACAAGAAGCGTGTGGTGTTTGCAGACGCCAAGGGATTGGCTCTCACTGCTGTGCGTCTTTTCAACTCTGAGCCCTCTTCCCGCACTTCCACTCTGCTGATGAAACCCTCCCCAGCCAAACTGCAAGACCAACAATTGACCTCAAATAAACTGCAACGCTACAAGTTGCGACTGGGTTTCCCTCAGCCGACGCTGGACTTTAAAGCCTTCCTTGCACGCCTGCAAGAGATGCGTGTACAGTTGGAAAGCTGCAACATTTCAGAGCAGACCTTGAGTGGCAAAGTGTGTGTTTCCCATGCCAGTATTGAAAAGGTTGTGCATATCAGGGTGACCTTCGACTCTTGGCGGAGCTATCATGACATTCCCTGCACGTTTTTGCAGCAGCAGCGCTGTTGGAGTTCTGAAATGGAAATTTTTGCCTTTGACATAATCTTACCCAAGAACATAGATCCAAAGGAGCGAATAGAGTTTTGTGTGTCATTCAGGCCTGGACCTGGCACCACACCACACTGGGACAACAACAGAGGGCAGAATTACAGGGTGTGCATGGCAAAGGATGGATCGAATGCTAACCAAGGCGACACCAACCGCTATAATCCCACTCTTTCAAAACACCGACCCCCATCTTGGCCTTCACACGGGTCCCTTGGTATTCAGAACGACGCTGATCTACAGTATCCTCCGAGGAGTTTCTCAAAGAGGGTCAAAGCAGAGTGTAAAACCCTGTGTTCAACTAAATAG